The sequence below is a genomic window from Lolium perenne isolate Kyuss_39 chromosome 4, Kyuss_2.0, whole genome shotgun sequence.
TCAATTATCACTTGAGTACCATTTGGGAGTGTAAATATGGCACGTCCAGTGCCAACAATTACCGTATCGCATCCAGCGATAGTCAAAATATCTCCATTCATCTTTCTCATGGTTTGGAAATATTTTAACTCCCTCAGTATGGAGTTTGTGGTAGCACTGTCCACAAGGCATAATTCCTCTTTCATCGGATTGTCCCCGTAGAGAACTATATATAAAAATGAAGAATTTTCAATAAGAATCCTTTATTTAAATACATAGATTACAATCTTATTATATCAAAGTGCTGATACAATATAAATGACAACAATACTTATGTTTTATTATAACATCACAAATGGACATGAATATATTAGTCACTAAGGAGGTAGCGGGACTAGTCAAAGTCTCCAAACACGTCGGTTGAGGCGTACTCAACCATCATGTCCTCCGTTCCTCTAGGATCCTCTGACGGAAGGAGAGTAACGGCGTTGCTCGGTCCCGAGGGAACGTCTTGCGAACAGCCAGCTCCATCGGTGCCATCTAGATGAAGGTTGAAGTTGGCTTCAAACCTTTTCCCTCGAGGTGCATTGCGTCCATGGGATTGCTGGTACAGAATGGCCAGATGCTTTGGGGTCTTGCACTTGTCAGTGGGGTGCGTGTAGCATCCACACTTGTCGCAAAGCTTAGATTTGTCAAACTTGGACTTTGCGATGCCTTTCCCACGGTCTGAGTTTCTGGGCTTCCTGTTCCTGTTGCGCTTTCGCTTACCATTGAAGTTCGAGGGCTTTTGTTTGAAGCCACCATCAAACTTTCGTCCGTTCGCGACATTCATATGAACTTCAGGTAGAGGTTGAGAACCAACCGGGCGTTGAGAGCCATTCTTAGCGAGTAGCTCATCATGCTTTTCAGCCTGAAGTAAGATATGAATAAGATCGGAATAGACTTGGTAGTCACGAGCACGGTACTGCTGCTGGAGGATCCTGTCAGATGGGAGCATAGTCGACCGAGTTTTCTCTATCTTCTCCGCATCAGTAGGTTCCTTCCCGCAAAAGCGCAGCTTGGAACTGATCTTATGAACCTCGTGATTGTACTCTCCGATGGATTTGAAGTCCTGAAGACGGAGGTGAGTCCAATCATGGAGTGC
It includes:
- the LOC127347552 gene encoding uncharacterized protein, translating into MAREFEALALNGHNYPTWAMDTKIALASRGIVRAIQAEQDPLPAGVTPLTEEQKYTALYIIRHHIHPDLKSEYLEEESPSTLFQTLKTRYEQQKAVVLPEALHDWTHLRLQDFKSIGEYNHEVHKISSKLRFCGKEPTDAEKIEKTRSTMLPSDRILQQQYRARDYQVYSDLIHILLQAEKHDELLAKNGSQRPVGSQPLPEVHMNVANGRKFDGGFKQKPSNFNGKRKRNRNRKPRNSDRGKGIAKSKFDKSKLCDKCGCYTHPTDKCKTPKHLAILYQQSHGRNAPRGKRFEANFNLHLDGTDGAGCSQDVPSGPSNAVTLLPSEDPRGTEDMMVEYASTDVFGDFD